A region from the Chlamydiales bacterium genome encodes:
- a CDS encoding undecaprenyl-diphosphate phosphatase: protein MSAFQALIMGILQGLTEFLPVSSSAHLKLSKLLLGVAEGDNLVVFDLVCHLGTLVALLLFLRTDIVTLFRTDRKRLWMILVATIPLFPFYFLLKPLRDWASQASFLGIFLIVTSFILFIGSRIRISRPEAPTLKHQMRDSLWIGIMQAAALIPGISRSASTISCAHVLGWSARDAVRFSFLLSVPTILGGNSVELLKIFLSPSSQSTNLGVSSCLIGFFGACSVGFIVIRFAVRILEKGDLRPFAWYCLALGLITTLCLTI from the coding sequence ATGTCAGCTTTCCAAGCACTTATCATGGGAATTTTGCAGGGACTCACCGAGTTTCTGCCTGTGAGTTCATCTGCCCACTTAAAACTCAGTAAACTTCTACTAGGAGTTGCTGAAGGAGACAACCTGGTCGTCTTCGACCTAGTCTGCCATCTTGGCACTCTAGTTGCGCTCCTCCTGTTTTTACGCACAGATATCGTAACCCTCTTCCGCACAGATCGAAAAAGACTCTGGATGATTCTGGTCGCAACAATCCCTCTCTTCCCCTTCTACTTCCTTCTTAAACCTCTCCGCGACTGGGCCTCTCAAGCGTCGTTTTTAGGAATCTTTCTCATCGTAACCTCCTTCATCCTATTCATCGGTTCTCGCATTAGAATCAGCCGTCCGGAAGCCCCTACCCTTAAACACCAGATGAGAGACTCTCTCTGGATTGGAATCATGCAAGCTGCAGCTCTCATTCCAGGCATCTCCCGAAGCGCCTCGACCATCTCCTGCGCGCATGTTCTGGGATGGAGCGCAAGAGATGCCGTTCGCTTCTCTTTTCTCCTCTCTGTTCCAACAATTTTAGGAGGAAATAGCGTCGAACTTCTTAAAATCTTCCTATCTCCCTCTTCTCAATCAACTAACCTCGGAGTTAGCAGCTGCCTCATCGGCTTTTTCGGAGCTTGCAGTGTTGGCTTTATCGTCATCCGCTTTGCGGTGAGAATCTTAGAAAAAGGCGATCTACGCCCGTTTGCTTGGTACTGCCTCGCCCTAGGACTAATTACAACCCTGTGTCTAACAATATGA